The Anolis carolinensis isolate JA03-04 chromosome 1, rAnoCar3.1.pri, whole genome shotgun sequence genome window below encodes:
- the dynlt1 gene encoding dynein light chain Tctex-type 1 isoform X3, producing MDELQSAEEAIEGTIGGNAYMHSKVNQWTTSVVEQILSQLTKLGKPFKYVVTCVIMQKNGAGLHTASSCFWDNSADGTCTVRWENKTMYCIVSAFGLAI from the exons GCCATTGAAGGTACAATAGGTGGCAATGCATATATGCACAGCAAAGTGAACCAATGGACTACAAGTGTCGTAGAGCAAATTCTAAGCCAGCTAACAAAGCTCGGGAAACCATTCAAATACGTTG TAACATGTGTGATTATGCAAAAGAATGGTGCTGGACTTCATACAGCAAGCTCTTGCTTCTGGGATAACTCTGCTGATG GAACCTGCACTGTGAGATGGGAAAACAAGACTATGTACTGTATCGTCAGTGCCTTTGGACTTGCAATATGA
- the dynlt1 gene encoding dynein light chain Tctex-type 1 isoform X1 has translation MCSLAVLEGRYNNVPYCEHLYPCEAQAVETAIEGTIGGNAYMHSKVNQWTTSVVEQILSQLTKLGKPFKYVVTCVIMQKNGAGLHTASSCFWDNSADGTCTVRWENKTMYCIVSAFGLAI, from the exons ATGTGCTCCCTTGCAGTGCTGGAGGGAAGATATAACAATGTACCATATTGTGAACATCTATATCCCTGTGAGGCCCAGGCGGTAGAAACT GCCATTGAAGGTACAATAGGTGGCAATGCATATATGCACAGCAAAGTGAACCAATGGACTACAAGTGTCGTAGAGCAAATTCTAAGCCAGCTAACAAAGCTCGGGAAACCATTCAAATACGTTG TAACATGTGTGATTATGCAAAAGAATGGTGCTGGACTTCATACAGCAAGCTCTTGCTTCTGGGATAACTCTGCTGATG GAACCTGCACTGTGAGATGGGAAAACAAGACTATGTACTGTATCGTCAGTGCCTTTGGACTTGCAATATGA